From the genome of Thermodesulforhabdaceae bacterium:
CCCTTCGCTCGCTGTGATCAACTCACGGGAGGACTTTCACCTCCAAGAGCACGTCTATGCCGGGCGCACCGATTGTAGGGGCACGGCATGCCGTGCCCCTACAGTTATGTGGTGGGTCATATATTGAGGTCGTTTGTTAGCTGTATAAGCAGGCCTGCCAAATGGAGTCCCATTCCTGTGTTTACTTTGGGTTATGTTATTTTGCCATCCCATAAAGGAACTTTTCGAACACCCTCACCATTTCACTTGACTTAACGTTCAATAGTTGTTAACGGATATCGGAAAATATCAAACCGCTTGGATCCCAAGCGCGGGACCGAGACGGCAAAAGTGGGATAATTAGTGAAGCCTTCCGCCGTTCGGTCGCGGAAGGCTTTTTTGTTGGAGGGAAAAGATGAAAGTAGTCAAATCGGTCATGGAGATGCAACAGCTTGCCGATCTCTGGAGAAGAGACGGCAAAGTAATCGCTTTCGTTCCGACGATGGGATACCTTCACGAAGGTCATCTGGCGCTTATGAAAGCGGCCAGAAAGGAAGGTGATGTTCTCGTAATAAGCATCTTTGTGAACCCAATCCAGTTTGGACCTCAAGAGGACTACGAAAGATACCCTCGAGATCTGGAAAGAGATCTTCGACTTGCCGAATCTGTAAATGTTGACGTGGTTTTTTCTCCAGAAGTAAAAGAAATGTATCCCGATGGTTTCCAAACAGTTGTTGATGTGACTGAACTTTCCAAACCACTCTGCGGAAAGAGCAGACCCGGTCATTTCAGAGGCGTTGCCACGGTTGTTACAAAGCTTTTCAACATAGTAAAGCCTCATGTTGCTGTATTCGGTCAAAAGGACTTTCAGCAGTTGGTGGTTATCCGCAGAATGGTTAAAGATCTTAATATGGATATTCGCATCATTGGGCATCCCATAGTAAGGGAAGCTGACGGACTGGCTATGAGTAGCCGCAATGTTTATCTGTCGCCAGAAGAACGTAAGGTGGCTTTGAGAATAAGCCAGTCTATAAAAAAGGCTCGCCGCCTTGTGGTTCAATCTGTGCTGGAGGGAAATGAGATCCTTAAAGCCGTTGTTTCCCATTTGTGTCAAGATAACGCACTAAAGCTAGACTATGCAGAACTTAGGGATCCGGAAACACTCGAGGAAGTGTCAGTTATTAACAGGCCAACACTTCTTGCAATAGCCGCTTTTGTGGGAAAGACAAGACTAATTGATAATTGCATTCTTGATCCCGCTGAAGCTTACACTGCGTAAAATAGGAGGAAATACTTTATGGTTCGGACCATGTTAAAATCAAAAATCCATAGAGCCCGAGTAACGGACGCCAATTTGGAATACGAAGGAAGCCTTACTATTGATGAAACGCTAATGAAGGCGGCGGATATTTTACCCTTTGAACAAATCAAGGTTTACAATGTTTCAAATGGGGCAAGATTTGATACTTACGCCATACCTGGAGAACCGGGAAAAGGAGATATATGTCTCAACGGTGCGGCTGCCAGGATGGGTGCAAAAGGGGACTTGATTATTATCGTGACTTATGCTCAATATAGCGATTCCGAGATGGCTAATTACAAACCCAAAGTCGTGTTGGTGGGAGAAGGAAACAAACCAAAGGCATGAAAAAAATTCTCTCAAAGCTTCATGTGGCGCTGCGTAACTATTTTGTAGCTGGAGTTCTTACGGTTGTTCCTCTCTCCATATCCGGTTACGTGATTTACCTCATACTCCATAATGCCGATAAGATTTTTAACATTTTTCCTCCCAATCTAAATCCTAAAAACTATCTTCCCTTTCCTGTGCCTGGGCTTGGGGTAATTGTTGTTATTGGAGGGATATTTCTTACGGGTCTTCTAGTAAGGAACTACATCGGAAGTAAAGTCGTAGATTTTGGTGAGTATCTTCTCTATAGAATTCCTCTCGTAAGACCACTTTATTCGGCTGTAAAGCAGCTTCTTGGGGCGATATTTTCCGAATCATCGCATAATTTCCAGCGTGTAGCCTTAATTCAATTTCCAAGAAAAGGCATATACGCAGTGTGTTTTGTTACGGGAGTTGCTACGGGCGAGGTTCAAGACAAGACGGCAGAGCGAGTAATTAACGTATTTCTTCCCACAACGCCCAATCCCACATCCGGTTTTTACCTTTTAGTTCCAGAATCAGAACTCATCGAAACATCCCTTACTGTGGAAGAGGCTTTTAAGCTGATCGTGTCTGGAGGACTCGCATCACCTCTTAATGGCTCAAATTGTCGGTCGATAGTTTTAAAAGAAGGTAGAATTGTCGAGCAAAAACCATCATACCAAAATCAGGAAAGGAGCTAGTAAAGATGACAATAGCAAACTATCTTTTTACTTCAGAATCAGTAACAGAAGGACATCCCGATAAGGTTGCCGATCAGATTTCTGATGCTATACTCGATGCTATAATCAGGGAAGATAAAAATGCGCGGGTGGCTTGTGAAACTCTTGTTACGACCGGACTCGCCTTTGTCGCCGGAGAAATCACCACTTCAGCCTATGTTGATATTCCAGATATTGTGCGCCAGACGATAAAAGAAATTGGCTATAATGACTCCTCAATGGGTTTTGACTGGGAAACCTGCGCCGTAATTTCAAGCATTGATAAACAGTCTCCCGACATAGCCATGGGCGTCAATCCAGGAGAAGGGCTTTACGAAGAAATGGGCGCCGGTGATCAGGGTATCATGTTTGGCTACGCCTGCGATGAAACTCCAGTTCTTATGCCGATGCCAATTTACTACGCCCACCGTTTAACCAAAAGACTAGCCGAAGCCCGCAAAAATGCTATTCTTGACTTCCTCAGACCCGATGGAAAAAGCCAGGTCACGGTCGAATACGAACATGGACGCCCGAAAAAAATAACCGCTATCGTTATCGCTGCTCAGCACAGCCCCTCCGTAACTTACAAAACCATACAGGAAGGCATTGTCGAAGAAGTCATCAAAAAAGTAATTCCTCCGGAACTTATCAGTGATAAGACCAAATTCTTTATTAATTCAACCGGTCGATTTGTTATCGGCGGTCCCATGGCTGACTGCGGACTTACCGGCAGAAAGATCATTTGCGACACTTATGGAGGCAAGGGGCATCATGGTGGAGGCTGCTTCTCAGGAAAGGATCCTACAAAGGTGGATAGATCGGCATCCTACATGGCTCGCTACGCTGCAAAAAACATTGTTGCAGCGGGGCTTGCTAGAAAAGTAGAGATCCAGGTCGCTTACAGTATAGGCGTTGCAGAACCGGTAAGCCTTATGGTTGATGCCTTCGGAACAGAGCGCATCCCCCTTGAAAAACTTACCCAGATTGTCAAAGAAACATTCTCTTTTAAACCTGCGGACATCATAAGCCATCTTAAGCTTCTTAGACCGATCTATAAACAAACTGCTTGTTACGGTCATTTTGGGAGGATGAACCCCGACTTTACCTGGGAAAAGACCGATATGGTAGATGTTCTGAGAGATAAAGCGGGACTGTAAAAAATACGAGGAGCTATCGAATGATTTGCGATGTCAAAGACCAAAGCCTTGCAGATAAGGGACAACTTCGAATAGAGTGGGCAGCACGGTCAATGCCGGTTCTCCGAAGCATCAAAGAGCGATTTGAGAAGGAGAAACCGCTAAGTGGAATTCGTATAGCCGCATGTCTTCATGTTACAACCGAAACTGCCTTTCTAATGCAAACTCTTAAAGCCGGAGGAGCTACGATAAGGCTCTGTGCATCAAACCCCTTGAGCACTCAGGACGATGTAGCTGCATCCCTAGTTGTCCATGACAGCATTCCGGTTTTTGCTATAAAGGGAGAAGACAGAGAAACTTATTATCGCCACATCCTTCAGGCTCTGGAAGGCTCACCCCAAATCACAATGGATGATGGGGCTGATCTCGTATCGACTCTTCATACCGAACGTCAGGATCTAATCGGAGAAGTGATTGGGGGAACGGAAGAAACCACCACAGGGGTTATCCGCCTGAGAAGCATGGCTGAAAAGGGAGTTCTCAGGTATCCTATTGTGGCGGTTAACGATGCCAACACAAAACATCTCTTTGATAATCGCTATGGCACGGGACAGAGCACGATAGATGGAATCATCCGGGCAACAAACAGGCTCATTGCTGGAAGCGTCTTTGTGGTATGCGGTTATGGATGGTGTGGTCGTGGTGTTGCTATGAGAGCTCGGGGAATGGGAGCAAGAGTGATTGTCACGGAAGTGGATCCATTGAGAGCTCTGGAAGCCGTGATGGATGGCTATGAAGTAATGCCAATTGCCGAGGCAGCAAAGATAGGCGACTTTTTCTGTACTCTCACAGGAAACATCCATGTCATCAGAAGAGAGCATTTTGAAGTGATGAAGGATGGTGCAATTGTAAGCAACTCCGGGCATTTCAACGTTGAACTTGACCTTGAATCTCTGTCTCAAATGGCTGTGTCGAGGCGATTGGTTCGAGATTTCGTTGAAGAATTTCGACTAAAAAACGGCCGTAGTATATATGTGCTTGCCGAAGGGCGGCTTGTAAATCTCGCTGCAGCCGAAGGACATCCATCAAGCGTCATGGACATGAGCTTTGCAAATCAGGCTCTGTGCGTCGAATACCTGGTAAAAGAAGGGAAAAAGCTTGCTAAGCAGGTATATACTGTGCCCAGGCAAATCGACGAAGAAGTAGCTAGATTAAAACTTTCAAGCATGGGCATAGCTATCGATCAACTCACAGAGGAACAAGATCGTTACCTTCATTCCTGGGAAATGGGAACTTAATCGATGAGATCGATATATTTGAGGATCGCTATTTTCTTGATCCTCATTGGAGCTTTGGGTGGATGTGCAAAACCACCCGAAGCTCCACCTCCCACATTGCCTCCAGCAAAAGTAGAAAAACCCCCCACACCGCAGGTTAGCCTTGTTAAGCTTCAGGAAAACTTTGTAAGAAACATTGACTTTCAAGACGACGGTGATCAACAAAATCTCATCAGAGCCACAAGAGAAAGTCTTTCCTATCTGGAAAAACTTCCACCCTCAAAAACATTCAAGGCGGGCGATGTGGAATTTTCCGCAAAACAATACGCCGACGCTTTGAAAAAACTGATTGCAGTAATGGAAAAAAGGCAAATTTCTGCTCAAGACGTTATGTCTCTTTTTGATGTATATGCTTACAAGGTGGAACTTGAGAATAATTCTACACCTCAGCCGGGAATGATCCAGGGCACGGGGCAAGTTTTAGCAACAGGTTATTACGAGCCTATATTGGAAGGAAGTTATTATCCATCAAAGGAATATTCCTACCCTATCTATCCTGTGCCGGAAGATCTGGTGAAAGTATCTCTCGAATCCTTCAACATAAACTGCGGTGATGTTTCTACCATTGTGGGACGTGTTGAAGGGAATAAACTCGTTCCTTACTACAGCAGGCGCGAAATTGACGAAGGATCTCTGAAGAAGACTCGACCTCTTGTCTGGGTTAAAAATCCTGTGGAGGCCTTTTTCCTGCAGATACAAGGATCCGGTATCATTCGATTTTCAGATGGCACAGAAAGGCGGCTGGGTTACGGTAGCGGAAATGGAAGACCCTATCGTAGCATTGGAAAATACATGATTGATAATGGATGGATGTCAAAAGACGAAGTATCTATGCAGGCGATAAAAGCCTATTTGAGGGCTCATAAGGATAAACTCTGGGCGACTCTCTGGTATAATGAAAACTACGTGTTCTTTAGATGGGTGGAAGAAGGACCTAAGGGAAGTCTCAATGTTTTCATTACGCCAGAGCGTTCTATTGCGAGCGATCGTCGTTTTTATCCACCTGCTGTTATGAGTTTTATTTCCACGGTAGTGCCTGAAGGTGCATCTAGTTATAAGCCTTTTAACAGATGGGTCTTTCATCAAGACGCTGGAGGTGCCATCAAGGGACCTGGAAGAGTGGACATCTTTTTTGGAAGCGGCCATGAAGCAGGTGAAAAGGCAGGGAAAATGAAATATCAGGGAACGCTTTTGCTCTTTTTGCCCAAAGGCTAAATTAGATGGGGTTTGGTTTTTTCTCGAGTTATTGCTCACATTGGTTTACATATCTCGAATACTTTAATTGTGGTTGAACGTGTTCTAAAAAGACGTCGGTAAGGATCAAAAATTTTTCACCCCTACTTTGGTAGCCAAGGATGAGATCGATTTCCCATGTATCGGTCGCCGAGGACGGCGACCCTCCCAATATTTTACCGCCCTGTTGGGAGGGACGGCGTCCTCGCCGTCCGTTTTTTGGGTGCGACCGGCCGGTCGCCCCCTACATTTTTTAAAACACACTCCATTGTGGTTTGACATTTCAAAAAAAAGCCTGATAGAAGAAATTGTAAAGGCGTAACAGGGTTGCGCCTCGAAGTGGATTTACAGTTCAAGCACCGTGGAAAGCGGTCGCAATAAAATTTCTAAAGCGAGGAACAAGAAGAGAAATGACGATGGAGGAAATATATCAACAGATCATGAATTCTCTGGAAGTTCAAAAAACCATCGAGCAGTTGGCACAGTCTATTGCCGCTGACATTAGGCAGGCTGATCAGTGTGTCCTTGTAGGTATTAGAACTCGAGGAGTTTATCTGGCGGATAGGCTAAGAAAAATTATAAGCGAGAATATCGGTCAAGATGTGTCCATGGGGCGGTTGGATATTACTCTCTATAGGGACGACTGGACAAGGCTCAATTATTATCCTCTTGTCAGAGCGACAACCATGCCTGGATCTCTTGAACATAAGGATGTGGTGTTGGTTGACGATGTGCTTTATACGGGAAGAACCGTTAGAGCAGCTCTCGACGCCCTACTCGATTACGGGCGACCAGCTAGAGTTTACCTTGCTGTGCTGATCGATCGAGGACATCGAGAGCTCCCCATCTGCGCTCAGTATGTGGGCAAAGAAGTGGATACTGCAGAAGACGAACATATAGATGTCAGACTTAGAGAATGCGATGGAGTGGACGAAGTTATTTTAGTCAAATCGGGTCGCAGCTCCTGTAGCCACAGCGTAGGTTAGCCATCAGCATAGCATGGAAGTAAGAGCCGGAATACTGATGTTTCCTCCTGTCATTACAACCACCACCTTTTTACCCTGAATGCGTTCTCTAAGCAGAAAGAGGGCTTTGAGTGCTGCAGCTCCCGCAACCTCAGCAAGATTTTGAGTATATCGAACAGCGAGTCGAACTCCATCTATTAGATCTTCCTCGGAGAGCAACACCACATCAGTAATGAAATCTTTCAGGATAATAAAAGGCAAATCGAATACACTTCTGGCTGCAAGTCCTGAAGCGATGGTTTCTGCAGGAGGCACGGTAACTTTTTTGCCCTGCCTCCATGATTCATAAAAAGCCGGCATTCGCTGTGATTGCACTCCATAAATTTCCACAGAAGGATTCACCTGTTTAATTACCATACTAACGGCGGCACACCCTGTTCCACCACCTATAGGCATAATGAGCACGTCTAGATCGGGTAAATCTTCCAAAATCTCTAGACCCATTGTTGCAATGCCGGTTATCAGAAGAGGTTCATTCCCCTGGCGAACATAGTAATAACCGGCGTTTTCTGAAAGTTCCTCAGCATAGTCCTGAGCTTCGTAGAAGTCGCTACCGTGTTCTATGAGCTGAGCGTTGTAAGCAAGGATCATTTCATTTACGAAAGGATCATTTCTTTCAGGAACAACGACATTGCAAAGGATACCCTTGTTCTGAGCGGCCCAGGCTACCGCAAGTCCATGATTTCCTCGAGTTGCCACCACTAAACCGTTTTTAATTTGTTCATAGGGACATTGTTCAATGAAATTTACCGCTCCTCGCACTTTGAAAGAATGAGTTGGAAGATGATTTTCATGCTTTACATAAACTTGAGCTCCTGTATGTTCCGAAAGACGTCTGTAAAAAGTGAGGCTAGTTTTCGGTAGCAATTGTCGGATAATCTGCCGAGCTTTGAAAACGTTAAGCATATTTACGATTGCAAGCTGTTCCTTAAAGAAAGGCTCCATTCCTTTTCCTCCCTTTGCTAAGATTATTGTTTTCAGGACGCCTTTAATTTAATTTGATACACCAAAAATGATTTTGATCAAAGTAAATTTTGCTATATTGAACAAAAAGGCGATATGGATTCAGACAATTTTTTGTTGAGCTTGGGAAATTTTTTTGCTATAAAGAGCCTACCTTTAGGCGGGAGTAGCTCAGCTGGCCAGAGCATCAGCCTTCCAAGCTGAGGGTCGCGGGTTCGAAGCCCGTCTCCCGCTCCAAAAATTTGATTCTTTTCTGCCCCTTCCTTGATTTTATAGT
Proteins encoded in this window:
- the panC gene encoding pantoate--beta-alanine ligase → MKVVKSVMEMQQLADLWRRDGKVIAFVPTMGYLHEGHLALMKAARKEGDVLVISIFVNPIQFGPQEDYERYPRDLERDLRLAESVNVDVVFSPEVKEMYPDGFQTVVDVTELSKPLCGKSRPGHFRGVATVVTKLFNIVKPHVAVFGQKDFQQLVVIRRMVKDLNMDIRIIGHPIVREADGLAMSSRNVYLSPEERKVALRISQSIKKARRLVVQSVLEGNEILKAVVSHLCQDNALKLDYAELRDPETLEEVSVINRPTLLAIAAFVGKTRLIDNCILDPAEAYTA
- the panD gene encoding aspartate 1-decarboxylase, whose amino-acid sequence is MVRTMLKSKIHRARVTDANLEYEGSLTIDETLMKAADILPFEQIKVYNVSNGARFDTYAIPGEPGKGDICLNGAAARMGAKGDLIIIVTYAQYSDSEMANYKPKVVLVGEGNKPKA
- a CDS encoding DUF502 domain-containing protein → MKKILSKLHVALRNYFVAGVLTVVPLSISGYVIYLILHNADKIFNIFPPNLNPKNYLPFPVPGLGVIVVIGGIFLTGLLVRNYIGSKVVDFGEYLLYRIPLVRPLYSAVKQLLGAIFSESSHNFQRVALIQFPRKGIYAVCFVTGVATGEVQDKTAERVINVFLPTTPNPTSGFYLLVPESELIETSLTVEEAFKLIVSGGLASPLNGSNCRSIVLKEGRIVEQKPSYQNQERS
- the metK gene encoding methionine adenosyltransferase; translation: MTIANYLFTSESVTEGHPDKVADQISDAILDAIIREDKNARVACETLVTTGLAFVAGEITTSAYVDIPDIVRQTIKEIGYNDSSMGFDWETCAVISSIDKQSPDIAMGVNPGEGLYEEMGAGDQGIMFGYACDETPVLMPMPIYYAHRLTKRLAEARKNAILDFLRPDGKSQVTVEYEHGRPKKITAIVIAAQHSPSVTYKTIQEGIVEEVIKKVIPPELISDKTKFFINSTGRFVIGGPMADCGLTGRKIICDTYGGKGHHGGGCFSGKDPTKVDRSASYMARYAAKNIVAAGLARKVEIQVAYSIGVAEPVSLMVDAFGTERIPLEKLTQIVKETFSFKPADIISHLKLLRPIYKQTACYGHFGRMNPDFTWEKTDMVDVLRDKAGL
- the ahcY gene encoding adenosylhomocysteinase; translation: MICDVKDQSLADKGQLRIEWAARSMPVLRSIKERFEKEKPLSGIRIAACLHVTTETAFLMQTLKAGGATIRLCASNPLSTQDDVAASLVVHDSIPVFAIKGEDRETYYRHILQALEGSPQITMDDGADLVSTLHTERQDLIGEVIGGTEETTTGVIRLRSMAEKGVLRYPIVAVNDANTKHLFDNRYGTGQSTIDGIIRATNRLIAGSVFVVCGYGWCGRGVAMRARGMGARVIVTEVDPLRALEAVMDGYEVMPIAEAAKIGDFFCTLTGNIHVIRREHFEVMKDGAIVSNSGHFNVELDLESLSQMAVSRRLVRDFVEEFRLKNGRSIYVLAEGRLVNLAAAEGHPSSVMDMSFANQALCVEYLVKEGKKLAKQVYTVPRQIDEEVARLKLSSMGIAIDQLTEEQDRYLHSWEMGT
- a CDS encoding MltA domain-containing protein; translation: MRSIYLRIAIFLILIGALGGCAKPPEAPPPTLPPAKVEKPPTPQVSLVKLQENFVRNIDFQDDGDQQNLIRATRESLSYLEKLPPSKTFKAGDVEFSAKQYADALKKLIAVMEKRQISAQDVMSLFDVYAYKVELENNSTPQPGMIQGTGQVLATGYYEPILEGSYYPSKEYSYPIYPVPEDLVKVSLESFNINCGDVSTIVGRVEGNKLVPYYSRREIDEGSLKKTRPLVWVKNPVEAFFLQIQGSGIIRFSDGTERRLGYGSGNGRPYRSIGKYMIDNGWMSKDEVSMQAIKAYLRAHKDKLWATLWYNENYVFFRWVEEGPKGSLNVFITPERSIASDRRFYPPAVMSFISTVVPEGASSYKPFNRWVFHQDAGGAIKGPGRVDIFFGSGHEAGEKAGKMKYQGTLLLFLPKG
- the pyrR gene encoding bifunctional pyr operon transcriptional regulator/uracil phosphoribosyltransferase PyrR, producing the protein MEEIYQQIMNSLEVQKTIEQLAQSIAADIRQADQCVLVGIRTRGVYLADRLRKIISENIGQDVSMGRLDITLYRDDWTRLNYYPLVRATTMPGSLEHKDVVLVDDVLYTGRTVRAALDALLDYGRPARVYLAVLIDRGHRELPICAQYVGKEVDTAEDEHIDVRLRECDGVDEVILVKSGRSSCSHSVG
- a CDS encoding pyridoxal-phosphate dependent enzyme — translated: MEPFFKEQLAIVNMLNVFKARQIIRQLLPKTSLTFYRRLSEHTGAQVYVKHENHLPTHSFKVRGAVNFIEQCPYEQIKNGLVVATRGNHGLAVAWAAQNKGILCNVVVPERNDPFVNEMILAYNAQLIEHGSDFYEAQDYAEELSENAGYYYVRQGNEPLLITGIATMGLEILEDLPDLDVLIMPIGGGTGCAAVSMVIKQVNPSVEIYGVQSQRMPAFYESWRQGKKVTVPPAETIASGLAARSVFDLPFIILKDFITDVVLLSEEDLIDGVRLAVRYTQNLAEVAGAAALKALFLLRERIQGKKVVVVMTGGNISIPALTSMLC